TCACTACCCGCAGCCGGTGCATCTGCAGCCGGCCTTCGCCCACCTGGGCCGGCGCGGGCAGTTCCCGGCCGCGGAGCGTGGCGCCGCGGAGATCCTCAGCCTTCCCATGTACGCCGAGCTCGCCGAGGAGCAGGTGGATCACGTCTGCGCGGTCCTGCGCTCGGTGTTCTAGGCGCAGGAAGGGCGCTGCTTTACAAGCCTGCTTCGCCTCTGCTAGACTTGATGGTCTCAACCCGCCACGGAGGCCCTTATCGCCGCTTGCTATCGTTCTCGATGACAACAGCGCTCCACTTCGGACCCGGCGCCGGCTGGCAAGCGCGCTCCTGACCCGATCCGCAGAGCAGTCAGACATCTGAGGTCGACAGCATGGCAAGAAGCGGCACCCTGCTCTCCGAGCACGACATCGACGCAGAGGCCGACATGGGCAGCGCAGGCGCGACGCCGTTCGCGCAGGACGGCGACCTGGTGGCCTTTCCCGTCCGCGATCCCTGGTACTACCGGGCCAGCAAGCGCCTCATGGACATCCTCTTCAGCGGGGTTGGCATCCTGCTGTTCCTGCCGCTGATGGTCCCGCTGGCCATCATCATCAAGCTGGAGAGCGACGGGCCGATCTTCTTCCGGCAGATCCGCGTGGGCAAGGGCAGGCGCCACTTCGTCTGCTACAAGTTCCGTTCGATGGTCGCCGACGCCGAGTCCCTCAAGGAGGAGATCAGCTACCTCAACGAGGCCGAGGGCCCCATGTTCAAGATCCGGGACGATCCCCGGATCACCCCTCTCGGCCGCTTCCTGCGCCGCAGTAGCCTGGACGAGCTGCCGCAGCTCTTCAACGTGCTCAAGGGCGACATGAGCATCGTCGGCCCGCGGCCGCAGATCCCCTCCGAGGTGGAACTCTACGAACCCTGGCACTATCGCCGGCTCGAGGTGCAGCCGGGGATCACCTGCCTCTGGCAGGTGTCGGGGCGGAGCAGCATCGGCTTCGACGAGTGGATGCGACTGGACATGGAGTACGTGAAACTGCGCAGCCTGGTGTTCGACGTGAAGCTCCTCCTGCGCACACTGCCGGCCATCATCGCCAGACGAGGCGCTTACTAGTTTGACGACAGCACTCGGGCAATCCTCCACCCGCTGGGGCGGGCACTGGCCACTGGCCTGCGCCCTGCTGCTGGGCGTGGTGTTGCGTCTCTACCACCTGACGGCCTCGGGCTTCTGGGTGGACGAGATCATCACGCTGGATGCCGTGCGCGTCGTGCGCGAGGTCAGCGCGGGCCATCTGCTGCGGGACCTGCACGGTCCGCTCTACACGGCCGCACTGGCGCTGGGCGCGGAGGCGCTCAGCGGCGAGCGGCTGCGGCTGATCTCGGCCCTGGCGGGCGCGCTGGCCGTGCTGCCGGTCCACGCCTGGGCGCGTCGCGTCTCCGGGGAGCGAAGCGCCGCGCTCGTGGCCTGGCTGGCCGCCCTCAGCCCCTTCGCGGTCTGGTACAGCCAGGAGCTGCGGAACTACAGCTTCGTCCTCCTGCTGGCGGCGAGCTGCCTCTGGGCGGCGGAGCGCTGGCGGGAGCGGGGGACCCCGCGCTGGGGGGACTTCGCGCTCTTCGTCGGCATCGCCTGGCTCGGGCTGCTGGCCAACCTGACCTTTGCGCTGCTGCTCCTCGGCCTGGCCGTGGCCCTGCTGGTGGCGGTCCCGGGGCGGCGGCGGCGACAGGCCGCCTGGCTGGGTCTGGCGGCGCTGCTGCTGGCCCTGCTCAGCCTGCCCTGGATCCGCAGCTTCGTGGAGACCATGGCGCCGCAGCGGCTGGTGCTGGACGTCCCCGGCTGGAGAGACGCCCCCCTGCGCGGCGCGCCGTCGTTCTCGCCCATGGCGCTGCCCTACACCTTCTACGCGCTGCTCATGGGCTTCAGCTGGGGACCGTCGCTGGGCGAGCTCCACGGCAGCCTGGGCGCGGCGCTGGGCCGGCATTCCCTGGCGCTGGGGGTGGCCGGGCTGGTGCTGGCGCCGCTGATGGTGCTGGGCTTTGCCCGCCAGACGCGGAGCCGGCGCTGGGAAATCGTGGCGATTCTCGCGGTCTGCCTGGGGCTCGCCACGGCGCTGGCGCTGAAGAACTTTAAGGTTTACAACGTGCGCTACGTGAGTATGGTTTGGCCGCTTCTCCTCCTGCTGCTGGCGGATGGAATCCTGGCCCTGCGCCCACGGCGATGGCGCCAGCTGGCGACGGCCCTCGTTCTCGGGCTGTTCGCCGGCTCCCTCGCCCAGTACTACTGGAATCCCGCCTACGCGAAGGAAGACGTTCGGGGCGCGGCGCGCCGCCTGGCGGCCGAGGCCGAGGCCGTGCCCGTCGTGGTGGCCGTGGTGGGGGCGCCTTTCGACTACTATTTCAGGGGTAACGTGCCCACGGCGCAGCTGTGGCCGGGCATGCGAAGCGACGATATCCGCGCCAAGGTCGCCGCGCTCGGCGAGCCCGCACGGCTCAAGCTGGTCAGCGCGCGGGACTGGGAGTGGGGCGGCAGCGAGGCCCTGCTGCGCGCGTTCACCGGCTATCGCGAGGTCGGCAGCGCAACATTGCGTGGTGTAAGGATTTACACACTGGAGAAGCGGCCGTGACGCGGCCAACTGGCATCCGACTTGCAGAATCGCGTGGTATCGCGGTCCGCGCGGCCGTTCAACGAGGGGTTGCGTCCTGATGCGGAAGGCCTTGCAGAATAGCATCTTGCACGGATGGAAGGCGGTCCCCGCCGCCCTTCTGCTCGCGCTGGTCGGTTGTGGCGGGTCGAAACCGCCGGTGACGGTCCACACCATTCACGAGGCCGCCACGCTGCAGGAGGAGGGCATCGCGGTCCCCGAGCCGCGCTACCTGCTCGGGCCCGGCGACGTCCTGCGCGCCACCTTCGTGGGGGAGACCGCCCTCGACTCGAACGTCAAGGTCAGCCCGGACGGGCGCGTGCTGCTGCCGCTGCTGGACCAGCCCATCCTCGCCGCCGGCCTGACGCTGGAAGAGCTGCAGAGCGCCATCGTGGACAGCCTGACGCGCTACCTCGTGGACCCGCAGGTCTTCGTGCATCTCGTCGAGCTGGGCAGCCAGCACGTCTTCGTGCTGGGGGAGGTGCGCACGCCGCAGCTGGCCAAGTCGGAGCCGCTCACGCTGGCGGGCGCCATCGCCGCCTGCGGCGGTCTGACGCCGGACGGGCAGAAGAAGCAGGTGATCGTCATCCGTCGCGTCCCGGGGCAGGACCCCGTGGTCTTCGACATCAACTTCTCCAAGCTGCTCAAGGGCGAGTCGCTGCTGCCGGACATTCCGCTGCAGCGCTACGACATCGTGGTCGTGCCCAAGAGCCGCGTGGCGAACCTGCGCGACTTCGTGGACGCGGCCTTCGGCAACAGCCTCGTCGCGCTGCGCTTCGGCCTCGACGCCATCGTCTTCGAGAACGCGCTGTCCAAGGAACTCAACCTCTACTACTCCAACTAGCCGGTACACCGATGGACGTTTCCGACACCCAGAACGCGCAACAGCGTCCTCAGAGCGGGCAGCAGATCACGCTGCGTGAGTTCTTCCTGGTGATCTTCCTGCACAAATGGACGATCATCGGCTCCTTCATCGTGCTCCTCCTGGCGATCATGTGGGGGCTCTCCCTGCGCCAGCGGGTCTTCGTGGCGTCGGTGAAGCTCTTCGTCAACCGCGCGCTGCCCCAGCAGGCGACGATCCGCTACGTGGGCCGTCTGCAGTGGGAAGAGGAGATCAACTCCCTCGCGGAGATGGGCCGCAGCCAGGGCGTGCTCGTGGACACGGCCCGGCGCTACGACCAGTACCGCGGCTGGGCCGACCCGCCGGAGTCGCGCACGCTGGAGATCGCCTCCGGTCTCGCGACGATGGTGGAGGTGGTGCCCGTCCAGGAGACGGACATCATCAACATCCTCGTCCGCGACACGGACGCCGACACGGCTCTCGCCCTGGCGGAGATGTACAGCCAGGGCTTCCTGAACGAGTTCCGCCGCGTTTCGCTGGAGAGCCACGGCCGCAGCTACCTCGAAGGCGCCCTGCGCGACGTGGAGGACCGCATCCGGATCGCGAAGGAGTCCAAGGCGGATCTCCAGGAGGACACGCAGCTGTTCAACTGGAACCACCAGGAGATCGCGCTCACGGAGTCGCTGCAGCAGCTCGAGCTCGATCTCGCGCGCCGGCAGCGGGAGCGCGAGCTCTACGCGCTGCAGGTGGAGCAGGAGCGGCGCTACGTCAGCGCGCCCGAGAGCACGGCCCTGACGAAGGCGCTGCGCGAGGACAATCTCGTCAACAAGAACCTCTTCGTGGTCAACGACCTGCGGATGAACCTCGCCGAGCTGCGCTCGCGCTACACCGACGATCACCGGCTGGTGCGGGCGAAGCGCGACGAGCTGCGGGAGGCCGAGGTCAATCTGGACGGCACCATCCGCGCCGTGCTGGATGAGCACGAGCTGCAGCTGGGGCAGATGAAGGCGCACGAGCGCCTGCTGACGACGGCGATCACCGAGCTCAAGGGCCAGCTCGAGAACGTGCCCGTGACGGCCGGCCGCCTGGAGTACTACGACGCGTACATCGAGCAGCAGTGGCGCCTCTACGGCGAGCTGATCACGAAGTTCAGCGACACGCAGGCCAGCGAGGCGCAGTCGATGCTGGAGAACCAGATCGTCCAGCTCGGCCCGCCGAACATCGGCGGTGTCGAGGGGGAGACTCCCAAGATCGTCACCGTGGTCGTGGCGCCGCTGTTCGCGCTGCTGCTGGCCGTGGCCATCGCCTTCATGAAGGAGGCGACGTCGCACACCTTCCAGCGCCGGGCGGAGCTGGAGGACTTCACGGGCGTGCCCGTGCTGGCCAGTTTCCGCAAGATCTGAGGGGCGAGCATGAAGCACTTCATCAAGGAGTCGGCGGCGGGCCAGCGCCCGGATCCGTCCCATTTCGACCGCCGGATCCTGCCCGAGCTGGAAGGGCTCTACTCCGCGCTGCAGCCGCTGCTCCAGGCGAAGCGTCCGTTCATCTACATGGGCGCCAGCGACCAAGGCGAGGGCGTGAGCACGGTGAGCTGGGCGCTGGCCTACTACCTGGCCATGCGCGAGGGCGAGGAGTGCCTCTTCGTCGACGGCGACATCGTCCAGCCCACGATCCGCAACACGACCGGCCTGCCCGATCACGGCCTCAGCGAGTATCTTCGTGGCGACGTGGACTTCAAACTGCTACCTTTCGCCACGGAGCTCACCGACCTGGCGGCGATCCACGCCGGGCATCTGCACCAGAGCTTCGTGAAGCTCGCCGCGGAGCAGGCGGACGCCTTCGTCTCCGAGGCCACGCGCTACTATCGAGCGGTGATCTTCAACGGCCGGGCGGGATTCGACAAGTACGTCGAGCTCTGGGGGCGGCGCGCGGATGCGGTGCTGCTGCTGGCCAGCTACCGACGCACCAAGCGGGAGATCATGCTGCAGACGCTCCGCGGCTTCAAGACGGCGGGCATCCCCGTGACGGGGATGGTCTTCAACATGCGGGAGCACCCCATTCCCGACTTCCTCTACCGCCGTCTCTGACATGTACCGCGTCGTCTTCCAGAAGCCCTCGCTGTGGAAGCGCTTCGGCGGCCTGATCTCCTTCGATCCCACCTTGCTGGTCGCCGGTTTCGTGGGGATCCTCATGGGGTTGGCCTTCTTCGGCGGCAACTGGATGCAGGTGCTCGTCGTCAGCCTGGTGCCCTTCATCCTCTACGCCGTCGTCAAGAACACCATGGCGATGTTCCTGGTCTGGATCGGCACCTCGCCGATCCTCACCAACTTCGTCCGCATCGACATGGGCGCCGGCATTCCGGACATCACCGTGGACCGCGTGGCCTCGCTGCTCCTTCTCATGGCGCTCGTCTTCCAGGTCGCCCTGAAGATGCGGACGCTGCGCCGCATGGCGCCGGTGGAGTGGGTGATGCTCGCGATCTTCCTCGTGCTGTTGCCGGGCGTCGCGCGCGCGCGGGAGCCGGTGGCGGCCGGCCAGCTCATCTACGACCAGATCCTCACGCCCTTCATCGCCTTCTTCCTGGCGAAGAACCTCCTGACCTCGGAACGGGAGATCCGCGCCCTCGTGCTGACGCTGGGCATCGTGACGCTCTACTGCGCCGTGCTTGGCTTCCAGGAGCACTTCACCGAGTACAGCTTCTTCACGGACAACAACAAGCTGACCTGGCAGCAGGAGGGGATGGCCGACCGCATCCAGGGCCCCTTCAACTCGCCCCAGGTGCTGGGGACGGTCATGGTCGGGGGCATCGTCTTCTTCTTCTACCTCATGGTGAACGCGCGCTCGCTCTCCCGGCGGCTGCTGTCCCTGGGCATCCTGGTCATCTATTCGGTCGCGATCTACTGGACCTATCGCCGCTCGGTGTGGATGGGCTACGGGGCGACGCTCATCTTCCTCAGCGTGCTGGACCGGCGCTTCCGCAAGCCGGTGATGATCGCGATGCTCCTGGGCACCACGGTGTTCTTGCTGAACCTCAAGACCATCGAGGAGTCGCAGGTCTTCCAGGAGCGCATGGCGAACTCGCGCACGGTGAACGACCGCTACATCGTCTGGCTGACGTCCTACGAGATCGCCCGCCGCTTCCCTGTCTTCGGCACGGGCTTCGGCTGGTTCAGCTTCTACTATGACAAGTACTTCACCTTCTACGGCAACACCGTGAGCACGCCTTACGCGCACGGCATCACCTCGCCGCACAACTCGTACATCCGCCTCTGGGTGGAGGGCGGCGTCGTGCTGGTCGTGCCCTACCTGCTGATGCTCGTGTTCATGGTGCGGCGAATGCTGCAGCTCCTCTCGGGACGGCTCGTCCATCCCACCACGGGGACGATGGAGGTGATGGTCCTCATGGGGATGGCCATCACCCAGTACGTGCAGGCCCTGACCACGGACATGCTCTTTCACGCCGAGTACCCGACGATCATGATGTTCATGATCGCGGGCGTCCTGTTCCAGGATTGCACGAGGGTGCCGAAGCGCGGCCATGCGCCCGCCCTCGGCCGCGGCCTGCAGACCCCGTGAGACTCGCGATCCTGGCCCCGGGCGCGTCGCCCGCCTTCCTGCCCGAATCCCGGCAAGGCGTGGGCGGCGCGGAGCGCCAGCTCGCGTCCCTCGCCAGGGGGCTCGTCGCCCGCGGTCACGACGTGGACGTGCTGGTGGCCGCCGGCCCGGCCCTGGATCCCGAGCGGCCGCGGATCGTCGACGGCGTTCGCCTCTGGCCGAGCTTTCCCGCGGGCGGCCTGCCCGTCTTCAAGCTGATCCACCCCAAGGGGACCGCGCTCGCGGCCTTCCTGCGGCGCCGCGGCAGCGAGCTGCTGTTGCAGCGGGGGGCGTCGGAACTGACGGGCCTGGGGCGCGCGGTCACGGGCCTGCTCGGGCTGCCCTTCGTCTTCGCGTCGGCCAGCGACAGCGACTTCGTCCCCGGGCGCGAACTGCTTCCGCATCCCCAGGACCGGGTGCTCTTCCGTCAGGGTGTGGCGCGGGCGGACGCCATCGTCCTGCAGTCGGCGCGGCAGCGTCTGGCCCTGCGCCGTGCGCAGGGACGGGAGGGTTACGTCCTGCGCTCGTTCATGGGGGGGCCGCTGCCGCCGCGGCCGGCGCTGCCCGGCGGGAGGGCCGTCCTCTGGGGCGGCAACCTGCGGCCCGTAAAGCGCCCCGAGTGGCTTCTCGCCCTCGCCGACGCCCTGCCCGACCAGCGCTTCATCGTCTTCGGGGGCGTGGTCGCCGGGCAGGAGCGCTATGCGGCGCCTATTCAGCGCGCCTTGAATGCGCGGGCGAACGTGGACTACCGGGGCGCGGTGGCGCCCGAGGCGCTGCCGGGGATCGTGGCCGAGTGCGGGGTCCTGCTCATCACGTCGATCACCGAGGGCTTTCCCAACACGCTGCTCGAGGCCTGGAGCGGAGGGCTCGAAGTGGTCTCCACGGTCGATCCGGACAGGCTGCTCGCCGAGCGTGGCCTGGGGCTCGTGGGGAGGACGCTGGGCGAGCTCCAGGCGGGGTTGAAGGCGGCGGCGGCGGCGGGCGAAGTGGAGAAGGACGCCCGCCGTCGGCGCGCCTGGGAGCACCTGCGGCAGGAGCATGATTCCGCAGCGCTCCTGGAGAAGTGGGAGGGCGTCTTGCAAGGGGCCATCCGCGAGGTCCGTGGCTCCACGAGCACAGTTGCCGCGTCCGGCGGGCCTCAAGAAAGCCCGGGGCTCCTGCCTTTCCGGTAGATGCCGATCGAAGGGCTATGCTATACTGGGCGCGTTCAGCTGGAACGACATCCTTAGGTGACACTCGCTGAAACCGCTGGAGGCACTATCGAGCGATAGCTAACGACCTGTTCTGCCAGGCTTGAATCGCATCTCAGCTGTTCATCGAGGAGTTCGAGCTTGAAAAAGACTTCGATGGTGGCCAACTCCGCGGCGGAAGGCTATGGGGTCACCATGCAACCCCACTTGACCCTGGTTGCAGCCCCCGCCGTCTCTGGTGCCTACCAGCGAGGAGCCCTCGCCAAGCGAGCGTTCGACATCGTCGCCGCTGGGCTGGGTCTCGTCATCCTGTCGCCCCTGTTGCTGCTGGTGTACCTGGGTGTACGCCTCAGTTCCAGGGGACCCGCCATTTATACCCAGCGCCGTGTGGGGTTGGGGGGCCGTTGCTTCAACTTCTTCAAGTTCCGGACGATGGTGCATCGAAGCGACGACTCCATCCACCGCGCCTACTCCGAGCGGCTGATCAACGGCTGGAACGCCCGCCACGACAGCCGTGCCTTCAAGATGACGGACGACCCCCGCATCACGCCCATCGGCCGCTTCCTGCGCAAGTGCAGTCTCGACGAACTGCCGCAGCTCTTCAACGTGCTGCGCGGGGACATGAGCCTGGTGGGGCCGCGCCCTCCCATCGAGTACGAGGTCGAGTACTACCACGAGTGGCACAAGCAGCGCCTGCAGGCGAAGCCGGGCATCAGCGGCCTCTGGCAGGTCAGCGGCCGCAGCCAGGTGCCCTTCGACGAGATGGTGATGCTCGACATCCACTACATGGAGAACTGGTCCTTCCTGCTCGACCTCAAGATCCTGCTGCGCACGATCCCGGTGGTCATCTTCGGGGTCGGGGGGTATTGAGCGTCGTTCTTGCTAGATTCCCAGTCATGAGCGACCTGTCCCGGGGCACGATCCGGCATGGGCACGGGGCTGGGCGAGAGAGGCCGGCCCGGTCCCGCTGCGGGATGCGCCGACCGGCGGCCACGTGAGGAGAGCCATGATCAGCATCGGTGTCGTGGGGGCGGGCTACTGGGGCCCCAATCTCATCCGGAACTTCGTGAATCAGAGCGGCGCCCAGGTGACGCGCGTCAGCGACCTGTCCCGCGAGCGGCTTCAGCACATGGAGCGGCTCTACCCCTTCCTCGACACCACGCAGGACTACCGCGAGCTGATCGAGGACCCGGGCCTGGACGCCATCGTGATCGCGACGCCGGTGACCAGCCACGCCAAGATCGCGCGCGAGGCGATCGAGGCCGGCAAGCACATCTTCGTCGAGAAGCCCCTCACCAACAGCGCCGAGGACAGCCTGCAGCTGGTGAAGCTCGCGCGCGAACGGGGGCTGGCCGGGATGGTGGGGCACACGTTCATCTATTCGCCCGCCGTGCTCAAGATCAAGGAGCTGCTCGACTCCGGCGAGCTGGGCGAGGTCTACTACATGAGCTCGACGCGCGTGAACCTGGGGCTCTTCCAGGAGGACATCAACGTGGTCTGGGACCTCGCGCCCCACGACCTGTCGATCTTCAACTTCCTGCTGGGCGCGGAGCCGGAGCGGGTGCAGGGCGTCGGGCACAGCTACATCCAGCCCGGCATCGAGGACGTCGCCTTCCTCACCTACGGCTTCCCCGGCGGACGTCTCGCCCACGTGCACGTGAGCTGGCTGGATCCGAACAAGATCCGGCGCATCACCGTGGTGGGCTCGAAGAAGATGCTCGTCTACGACGACACGTCGAACGTGGAGAAGATCCGCGTCTACGACAAGGGCGTCGACGTGCACCGCCACTACGACACCTTCGGCGAGTTCCAGCTGGCCTATCGCTTCGGCGACATCCACATCCCCAAGCTGGACGACGGCGAGCCTCTCAAGGCCGAGACCGCCCACTTCCTCGAGTGCATCCGCCAGGGGGTGCCCTGCCAGTCAGGACTCGAGCACGGGCATCAGGTCGTCTGCGCGCTGGAGGCCGGGTGCACGTCCATTCGCGAGGGTGGACGCCGCGTCGAAATCGACTACAATCTGTCGAAGGCGATCTGACCAGGGGGCGACGCCATGGAGGGTGAGCCGCTGATCCCGGAGCACGTGCGCCTGGAGGCGCCGCGCCATCTCGATCCCAACGTGCTGCTGGGCTACCGCACCGGACGTCGCGACGTCCCGCTGGAGCTGCTGATCGGCGCGGGCGCGCACCTGCGCTCGGGAACGGTGATCTATCAAGGCAGCCGCATCGGGGCCGGGCTCGAGACGGGCCACAACGTCGTCATCCGCGAGCAGAACAGCATCGGCGAGCACCTGTCGGTGTGGAACAACACCGTCATCGACTATGGCTGCGTGATCGGCAACGGCGTCAAGATCCACAGCAATTGCTACATCGCGCAGTTCACGGAGATCGGCGACGGGGCCTTCCTCGCCCCGGGCGTGACCATCGCCAACGATCCCCACCCGGGCTGCCCGCAGTCGGCCGAGTGCATGCGCGGGCCGATCATCGAGGCCGGCGCGCAGATCGGCGTGAACGTCACCCTGCTGCCCATGGTGCGCATCGGCGCGCGGGCGCTGGTGGGCAGCGGCGCGGTGGTGACGCGCGACGTGCCGCCGGAGACGGTGGTCTACGGCAACCCGGCGCGCGTGGGGCGCTCGATCTACGCGCTCGGCTGTCCCGTGGATCTGCGCGAACGACCCTATGACCCACCCGACTGAGCTGTCGATCCGCCGCCTGCTCGTCCTGGCCTCCACACTGGGCGTGGGCGGCGGCGAGAAGGTGCTGGCCAGCCTGCTGCGCGGACTGCGCGCGGCGGGTGTCTCGGTGGAGCTCTGCTACCTCAAGTCGCCGGGGCCGGTAGGGGAGGCGCTCGCCGCCGACGGCTGCGCGAGCCATGCGCTCGGACTGGCCGACACGCGTTCGCCGCGCGCCCTGCCGGCGCTCCTGCGCCTGCTGCGCGAGCGACAGCCTGATCTCCTCTACGTCCAGGACCACCACGACTGCCTCTTCTGGGGACGCCTGGCGGCGGCGCTTCACGGCTTCCTGCCGACGCTCTCGCCGGTGCACAGCTCGGCCGCCGGGCGCCTGCGCGCCTACCGTCTCTACAACCGACTCCTGCTCGGCCTGAGTCCGAACCTCGCGACCCTCGGGGGCTGGCAGGAGCGGGCCCTGGAGCGGCGCGAGGGCGTTCCGCGCGGGCTGTGGCGGCGCATCCCGAATCCTGTCCCCGATCTCGAGCGATTCCTGGCGACGGAGGTCCCCGCCCAGCGCCAGGGCGGCGCCGTGGAGCTGGTCTGCGTCGCCGGGCTGCGCCCGGAGAAGCGCCTGGAGCGGCTGCTGCGGCTCGTCGACGCCCTGCGGCGCCGACGCACCGCCCGTCTCACCCTGATCGGCGACGGACCGGAGCGGCCCCGCCTCGAGGCGCTGGCGGGAGAACTCGGGCTGGGCGGATCGCTGCGGCTGCTGGGGCAGCGCGACGACATCGCCGCCCTGCTGCCCGACCACGACCTCTTCGTGCTCGGCAGCGAGGAGGAGGCGCTGCCGCTGAGCGTGCTCGAGGCCCAGGCGGCGGGACTGCCGGTGGCAGCGCCCCCGCACGGGGCGCTGCCGGAGCTTCTCGGCGGCGAGCGCGGGCTGCTGCTGAACGGCGACGACCCCGCGCACTGGGCGGAGCAGATCGACCGCTTCCTCGTCGCGCCCCCGTCCCCGGCGGCGAGGGAGGCGCTGCGGCGGCGCGTGGCCCGGGACCATGCGCCGGAGCGATTCACCGCGCGCTACGGACGCTTCCTGGCCGCGCTCGGAGGGCAGGGCTGATGCGGGTTCTGCAGGTCAACAAGTTCCTCTACCGGAAGGGCGGGGCGGAGATCGTCTGCCTCGGTCTGGGCGACGCCCTGCGGGCGGCCGGCCACGAGGTCTGCTACTTCGGCATGGACGACCCGCGCAACGTCGCGACGGATGACGCCGACCTCTACCCGGCGACCGTGGACTACCACGCCCGGCGCGGCGCGCTGCGCAAGGCGCGCGAGGCGATGCGCACGATCTACGGCGTCCAGGCGCGCCGCGGCATGGCGGCGCTGCTGGATCGTCGACGCCCCGCGATCGTGCATGCGCACAACATCTACCATCAGCTCACCCCGTCGATCCTGGCGCCTGCGCGGGACCGCGGCATCCCGGTGCTGCTGACCTTGCACGACCTGAAGCTGCAGTGCCCGGTCTACCTGTTCCTGCGCGACGGCAAGCTCTGCGAGGAGTGCCTCGGGCGCATGCCCTGGCCGGTGCTCGCGCATCGCTGCAAGGACGGCGGCCTCGCGGAGAGCGCGGTGCTCTTCGCGGAGGCGGCCCTGCACCGATTGCTCGGGAGCTATGCGCGCGGCGTGACGCTCTTCACCGCGCCGAGCGTTTTCCTGCGCGAGAAGATGATCGCCGGCGGGGTGCCGGCCGAGCGCATCGTCCACCTGCCGAATGCGCTGCCCTTCGGCGAGGACGTCCTCGCCGCGCCCTACGCGCCGCCGCCCCGGCGCGATCGCCCGCGGCTCTTCTGGGCGGGGCGGGTGAGCCCGGAGAAGGGTCTCGGCACGCTGCTGCGGGCTGTCGCGCGCTGCGACGCGCCGGTGGAGCTCCAGCTCGCTGGAGACGGCCCCGCCGACGCGGCCCTGCGCGCGCTGGCGGACGAGCTCGGTCTTCGCGACCGCGTCGAGTGGCTGGGGCGGCTGCCCCGCGGCGACATCGCGGCGCGGGTGCGCGAGGCCGACGGCTGCATCGTCCCCAGCGAGTGCTACGAGAACGCGCCGCTCTCCGTGCTCGAGTCGATGGCGCTGGGGCGGGCCCCGCTGGTCAGCGATCTGGGCGGGCTGCCCGAACTGGTGGACGACGACAGCGGCTGGCGCTTTTCCGCGGGCGATCCCGCAGCCCTGGCGGCCTGCCTGGCGGCGTGGGCGGCGGACCCGTCGGAGAGGGAGCGCCGAGGCCGCGCCGCCCACGCGAACGCCCGGGCGCGCTTCTCGCCGCAAGTGGTTCTGGACCAGACCCTTGCGCTCTACGAGCGCGCCCTGCGGAACGCCTGAACCCGCCGGAATCCTGTTGCCAGTCCCAGGGGCGGCTGCTATCCTCCCGCCGCTCGTGGCCACAGGGAGGAGAGAAAAATGTTCAAGCGCAGCCTCGTGCTGCTGGCGCTGCCGTTGGCGCTGAGCGCCTGCAGTTCCAAGCAG
Above is a genomic segment from Candidatus Latescibacterota bacterium containing:
- a CDS encoding N-acetyltransferase, producing the protein MEGEPLIPEHVRLEAPRHLDPNVLLGYRTGRRDVPLELLIGAGAHLRSGTVIYQGSRIGAGLETGHNVVIREQNSIGEHLSVWNNTVIDYGCVIGNGVKIHSNCYIAQFTEIGDGAFLAPGVTIANDPHPGCPQSAECMRGPIIEAGAQIGVNVTLLPMVRIGARALVGSGAVVTRDVPPETVVYGNPARVGRSIYALGCPVDLRERPYDPPD
- a CDS encoding Gfo/Idh/MocA family oxidoreductase, with the protein product MISIGVVGAGYWGPNLIRNFVNQSGAQVTRVSDLSRERLQHMERLYPFLDTTQDYRELIEDPGLDAIVIATPVTSHAKIAREAIEAGKHIFVEKPLTNSAEDSLQLVKLARERGLAGMVGHTFIYSPAVLKIKELLDSGELGEVYYMSSTRVNLGLFQEDINVVWDLAPHDLSIFNFLLGAEPERVQGVGHSYIQPGIEDVAFLTYGFPGGRLAHVHVSWLDPNKIRRITVVGSKKMLVYDDTSNVEKIRVYDKGVDVHRHYDTFGEFQLAYRFGDIHIPKLDDGEPLKAETAHFLECIRQGVPCQSGLEHGHQVVCALEAGCTSIREGGRRVEIDYNLSKAI
- a CDS encoding glycosyltransferase; the encoded protein is MTHPTELSIRRLLVLASTLGVGGGEKVLASLLRGLRAAGVSVELCYLKSPGPVGEALAADGCASHALGLADTRSPRALPALLRLLRERQPDLLYVQDHHDCLFWGRLAAALHGFLPTLSPVHSSAAGRLRAYRLYNRLLLGLSPNLATLGGWQERALERREGVPRGLWRRIPNPVPDLERFLATEVPAQRQGGAVELVCVAGLRPEKRLERLLRLVDALRRRRTARLTLIGDGPERPRLEALAGELGLGGSLRLLGQRDDIAALLPDHDLFVLGSEEEALPLSVLEAQAAGLPVAAPPHGALPELLGGERGLLLNGDDPAHWAEQIDRFLVAPPSPAAREALRRRVARDHAPERFTARYGRFLAALGGQG
- a CDS encoding glycosyltransferase, coding for MRVLQVNKFLYRKGGAEIVCLGLGDALRAAGHEVCYFGMDDPRNVATDDADLYPATVDYHARRGALRKAREAMRTIYGVQARRGMAALLDRRRPAIVHAHNIYHQLTPSILAPARDRGIPVLLTLHDLKLQCPVYLFLRDGKLCEECLGRMPWPVLAHRCKDGGLAESAVLFAEAALHRLLGSYARGVTLFTAPSVFLREKMIAGGVPAERIVHLPNALPFGEDVLAAPYAPPPRRDRPRLFWAGRVSPEKGLGTLLRAVARCDAPVELQLAGDGPADAALRALADELGLRDRVEWLGRLPRGDIAARVREADGCIVPSECYENAPLSVLESMALGRAPLVSDLGGLPELVDDDSGWRFSAGDPAALAACLAAWAADPSERERRGRAAHANARARFSPQVVLDQTLALYERALRNA